One window from the genome of Acidihalobacter ferrooxydans encodes:
- a CDS encoding protein phosphatase CheZ, which translates to MTEKKSPLADISRLDALLHEGLKRIAAAQTDLPDAQDPITEALHLSEEQAMASLAAVERGQAAVAAIRNANEQFIDEPLAVITESFSQILASQQAQDLTGQRLKKALTLLRAVEQQLAETISEMQVAYGDDMPKAQAASETRREDAKTFNQAEVDDLLAELGL; encoded by the coding sequence ATGACCGAAAAAAAATCCCCCCTGGCCGACATCAGCCGGCTCGATGCCCTGCTGCACGAGGGACTGAAACGCATCGCCGCTGCCCAGACCGATCTGCCGGACGCCCAGGATCCGATCACCGAAGCGCTGCATCTATCCGAGGAACAGGCTATGGCTTCGCTGGCCGCGGTCGAGCGCGGCCAGGCAGCCGTCGCCGCGATCCGCAATGCGAACGAGCAGTTCATCGACGAGCCTCTGGCTGTCATCACCGAAAGTTTCAGCCAGATCCTGGCCAGCCAGCAGGCACAGGATCTGACCGGACAACGCCTGAAAAAAGCCCTCACGTTGCTACGCGCCGTGGAACAACAGTTGGCCGAGACCATCAGCGAAATGCAGGTCGCCTATGGCGACGACATGCCCAAAGCGCAGGCCGCGTCAGAAACCCGGCGCGAAGACGCCAAGACGTTCAACCAGGCCGAAGTCGACGATTTGCTGGCGGAACTGGGGCTATGA
- the cheY gene encoding chemotaxis response regulator CheY, protein MRILAVDDFSTMRRIVRNLLRELGFNNVEEAENGQEALQKLRSKPFDFVVSDWNMPVMQGIDLLREIRSDPQLKSIPVLMVTAEAKRDNILEAAKAGVNGYIVKPFTAETLKEKLDAIFNRLQAAQG, encoded by the coding sequence ATCCGCATCCTGGCTGTGGACGATTTTTCGACCATGCGTCGGATCGTGCGCAATCTGCTGCGCGAGTTGGGATTCAACAATGTCGAAGAAGCCGAAAACGGCCAGGAAGCCTTGCAAAAGTTGCGCAGCAAACCGTTCGACTTCGTCGTCTCCGACTGGAACATGCCGGTCATGCAGGGCATCGATCTGCTGCGCGAAATCCGCAGCGATCCTCAGCTCAAGTCCATCCCCGTGCTCATGGTCACGGCCGAAGCCAAGCGCGACAACATCCTCGAAGCGGCCAAAGCCGGGGTCAACGGTTACATCGTCAAACCGTTCACGGCGGAAACCCTGAAAGAAAAGCTCGACGCGATTTTCAATCGCTTGCAGGCCGCGCAAGGCTGA
- a CDS encoding flagellar basal body-associated FliL family protein gives MKLIIIASVAAVVLLIAAVGATLFLTGALNKKSASAATHETAPPLKPPVYFSITPPLVVNFQHPTQARFLQVGIDVMARDPHVIEELKTNMPAIRNRLIILLSAQSYNELSTPAGKEKLRKEVLDSINTELKKAGVHGHVDNVYFTNFVMQ, from the coding sequence ATGAAGCTCATTATCATCGCCTCAGTGGCGGCGGTTGTGTTGCTGATCGCCGCCGTGGGCGCGACATTGTTCTTGACCGGAGCCTTGAACAAGAAATCCGCTTCGGCAGCGACGCACGAAACCGCGCCTCCGCTGAAGCCACCGGTGTATTTTTCGATCACGCCGCCCTTGGTGGTCAACTTTCAGCATCCCACCCAGGCGCGGTTTCTCCAGGTCGGCATCGATGTGATGGCGCGTGATCCGCATGTGATCGAAGAGCTCAAGACCAACATGCCCGCGATCCGCAACCGGCTGATCATTCTGCTCTCCGCCCAATCGTACAACGAACTCAGCACGCCAGCCGGCAAGGAAAAATTGCGCAAAGAAGTGCTCGACAGCATCAATACGGAGCTGAAAAAAGCCGGAGTCCACGGTCACGTGGACAATGTCTATTTCACCAATTTTGTGATGCAGTGA
- the fliM gene encoding flagellar motor switch protein FliM has translation MADDDILSQEEIDALLHGVDKGDVDTTADEPALSSGARPYDLTSQDRIVRGRMPTLEMINERFARHLRISLFNLLRFTAEISVHSPKAQKFSDYVRSLFVPTSLNLVKVRPLRGTALFVIDPQLVFILVDNFFGGGGRFRAKIEGRDFTPTEMRVVKMLLERIFADMKKAWEPVLEIDFEYQTSEVNPQFANIVSPTEVVVVSTFHIELEGGGGDLHVTLPYSMIEPIREVLDAGIQSDKSDIDERWIRSLRKEILDAPVEIRGVLANTDLSLREVLKLKPGDIIPFNMPESMLIYTQDMPILRGRFGVHRSKSAVQIIEHIRRD, from the coding sequence ATGGCCGACGACGACATTCTGTCGCAGGAAGAGATCGATGCTCTGTTGCATGGCGTCGATAAGGGCGATGTCGATACCACCGCCGATGAACCGGCTCTCTCATCCGGAGCGCGCCCCTATGATCTGACCAGTCAGGATCGGATCGTCCGCGGGCGCATGCCCACGCTGGAGATGATCAACGAGCGGTTCGCCCGGCATTTGCGGATCAGCCTGTTCAACCTGCTGCGCTTCACTGCGGAAATCAGCGTTCACAGCCCGAAAGCGCAGAAGTTTTCCGATTATGTGCGCAGCTTGTTCGTGCCTACCAGCCTGAATCTGGTCAAGGTGCGTCCATTGCGGGGGACCGCACTTTTCGTCATCGATCCTCAGCTGGTGTTCATCCTGGTCGACAATTTCTTCGGCGGCGGCGGTCGGTTCCGGGCCAAGATCGAAGGTCGGGATTTCACCCCCACCGAAATGCGGGTGGTGAAAATGTTGCTGGAACGCATTTTTGCCGACATGAAAAAAGCCTGGGAGCCGGTGCTGGAGATCGACTTCGAATACCAGACTTCCGAAGTGAACCCGCAGTTCGCCAACATTGTCAGCCCTACCGAGGTGGTGGTGGTCTCTACTTTTCACATCGAATTGGAGGGCGGGGGCGGCGATCTGCATGTCACTCTGCCGTATTCGATGATCGAACCGATCCGCGAGGTGCTCGATGCCGGCATCCAGAGCGACAAATCGGACATCGACGAGCGCTGGATCCGTTCATTGCGCAAGGAAATCCTGGATGCCCCGGTAGAGATTCGCGGGGTACTGGCCAACACCGACCTGAGCCTGCGCGAAGTGCTCAAGCTCAAGCCGGGCGACATCATTCCTTTCAACATGCCCGAAAGCATGCTCATTTACACGCAAGACATGCCGATTCTGCGCGGACGTTTCGGCGTACATCGGAGCAAGAGCGCCGTTCAGATCATCGAACACATCAGGCGCGATTGA
- the fliN gene encoding flagellar motor switch protein FliN, with amino-acid sequence MSADQKEPKAQDETQNADALWAEAMEEQARGSGEAAGGTEPETEAAAAAAGVDSTSGEQAHAGQNPGATERAAFDDLQETRTDGPNAPDLDEKSLDSELDVILDIPVAVSMEIGRTHLPIRNLLRLNQGSVVELDRLAGEPLDVLVNGTLIAHGEVVLINDKYGIRLTDVISPQERVRKLK; translated from the coding sequence ATGAGTGCGGATCAGAAAGAACCAAAAGCGCAAGATGAAACCCAAAATGCAGATGCCCTGTGGGCCGAGGCCATGGAGGAGCAGGCCCGGGGCAGCGGCGAGGCAGCAGGCGGTACTGAACCGGAAACCGAAGCCGCTGCGGCGGCGGCCGGTGTGGATTCCACTTCCGGGGAACAAGCGCATGCCGGCCAGAACCCGGGCGCGACGGAAAGGGCGGCTTTCGACGATTTGCAGGAGACCCGGACCGATGGCCCGAACGCACCGGATCTGGACGAGAAATCGCTCGACAGTGAACTGGACGTCATCCTCGACATTCCGGTGGCCGTTTCCATGGAAATCGGCCGCACCCACCTGCCGATCCGCAATCTTCTGCGACTGAATCAGGGCTCGGTGGTGGAACTGGATCGACTGGCGGGCGAGCCTCTGGACGTGTTGGTCAATGGCACCCTGATCGCGCATGGAGAGGTGGTGCTGATCAACGACAAGTATGGCATTCGTCTGACCGATGTGATCAGCCCGCAGGAACGGGTGCGTAAACTCAAATGA
- the fliO gene encoding flagellar biosynthetic protein FliO: MNGKGYARNALLTGAGVLAGPSGAAAAKASGSGQYSIGSGAPDPLSAMSLLQFGFGLLVVIGMIFLLAWVMRRMNRVQGTVQGQIKILGGLPLGSRERAVLVQVGEEQILLGVAPGRVSRLHVMKQPIDIRSSHPSAPGKGGFAARLAAAMQGGRKS; encoded by the coding sequence ATGAACGGGAAGGGATACGCCAGGAACGCCTTGCTGACCGGCGCCGGCGTGTTGGCGGGGCCGTCGGGCGCCGCGGCGGCGAAGGCGTCGGGCAGCGGGCAGTATTCGATAGGTTCGGGCGCACCCGATCCTCTCAGTGCGATGTCGCTGTTGCAGTTCGGTTTTGGCCTGCTCGTCGTTATCGGCATGATTTTTCTGCTTGCCTGGGTGATGCGCCGCATGAATCGGGTTCAAGGCACTGTCCAGGGGCAAATCAAGATTCTGGGCGGGTTGCCGCTGGGATCGCGCGAGCGCGCCGTGCTGGTGCAGGTGGGTGAGGAGCAGATTCTGCTCGGCGTGGCGCCCGGTCGGGTATCGCGTCTGCATGTCATGAAGCAACCTATCGATATCCGGTCAAGCCATCCCTCTGCGCCGGGCAAGGGCGGCTTTGCCGCCCGGCTGGCGGCCGCCATGCAAGGAGGCCGCAAGTCATGA
- the fliP gene encoding flagellar type III secretion system pore protein FliP (The bacterial flagellar biogenesis protein FliP forms a type III secretion system (T3SS)-type pore required for flagellar assembly.), whose product MKRRLILVCLVLCALFPAVAAAANPSVFPLFTVTPSSGGAQTYSVSLQVLAVMTLLSFLPAALIMMTSFTRIIVVLAILRQGLGTAQTPSNQILIGIALFLTFFIMSPVFTQAYKDGIKPYLSGSMPAQTAIEDAAGPFKTFMLHQTRESDLALFAKIAHHGKFQNPQAVPFSLLVPAFVTSELKTAFQIGFLLLIPFLIIDLVVASVLMSMGMVMLSPMIISLPFKLMLFVLVNGWALVMGTLAASFYH is encoded by the coding sequence ATGAAACGACGGTTGATTCTGGTGTGTCTCGTTTTGTGCGCGCTATTCCCGGCCGTGGCGGCTGCGGCGAATCCGAGCGTGTTTCCGCTGTTTACCGTCACGCCTTCGTCCGGCGGCGCCCAGACGTATTCGGTCAGCTTGCAGGTGTTGGCGGTGATGACGCTGCTGAGCTTCCTGCCGGCGGCGCTGATCATGATGACATCGTTCACCCGGATCATCGTAGTTCTGGCGATCCTGCGCCAGGGGCTTGGCACCGCGCAGACGCCTTCGAACCAGATCCTGATCGGCATCGCGTTATTTCTGACGTTTTTCATCATGTCGCCGGTTTTCACCCAGGCATACAAGGACGGCATCAAGCCCTACCTGTCCGGCAGCATGCCGGCGCAGACGGCCATCGAGGACGCGGCCGGGCCGTTCAAGACGTTCATGCTGCACCAGACGCGCGAATCGGATCTGGCGCTGTTCGCCAAGATCGCCCATCACGGCAAGTTCCAGAATCCCCAGGCAGTGCCGTTTTCCCTGCTGGTGCCGGCCTTTGTGACCAGTGAGCTGAAAACAGCGTTCCAGATCGGATTCCTGTTGCTTATACCGTTTCTGATTATCGACTTGGTGGTGGCCAGTGTGCTCATGTCCATGGGCATGGTGATGCTCTCGCCCATGATTATTTCCCTGCCATTCAAGTTGATGCTATTCGTGCTGGTCAATGGCTGGGCGCTGGTCATGGGCACTCTGGCGGCCAGTTTTTATCATTGA
- the fliQ gene encoding flagellar biosynthesis protein FliQ, translated as MTSDTILTIGVEAMKVTMLLSAPLLLTGLLVGVLIGMLQAATQIQEMTLSFIPKLIAMAFALALTGHWMLTVAVDYTHALFNSIPSLIG; from the coding sequence ATGACATCGGATACGATTCTGACGATCGGCGTCGAGGCGATGAAGGTCACCATGTTGTTGTCCGCGCCGCTGCTGTTGACCGGCCTGCTGGTCGGCGTGTTGATCGGCATGCTCCAGGCGGCGACCCAGATCCAGGAAATGACGCTCAGTTTCATCCCGAAGCTGATCGCCATGGCGTTCGCGCTGGCCTTGACCGGTCATTGGATGCTGACGGTGGCGGTGGATTATACCCATGCCTTGTTCAACAGCATTCCGAGTCTGATCGGCTGA